Proteins from a genomic interval of Dermacentor variabilis isolate Ectoservices chromosome 8, ASM5094787v1, whole genome shotgun sequence:
- the LOC142591530 gene encoding uncharacterized protein LOC142591530, translated as MRDYMKEHRNSRHLPCIYVVKLLMLAGDVEQNPGPQKEILDAIAALSAKSDARHTEVIGLLSEVRANQQKLEEKVSSLASRLATVESLVESYEANQNGVDLPRVVDEAVRDQTAAITSRLDELEDRSRRDNLIFYGIPDVPAENWSESETKIRNCLTNLLQITLIDEAISRAHRLGTYAVNKHRPIIVKFSSSKLKQKVFTERKKFKGSGISVSEDFCRATRLSQKKLIEFGKASGQKYVLRLNRLQIDKKTYVYCPVTDRVCEIHTNELRSTNSVPNAPSDGPSNSQT; from the exons atgcgcgaCTACATGAAAGAACATCGCAATTcgaggcatctgccg TGTATATATGTTGTTAAGTTGCTTATGTTAGCTGGGGATGTGGAACAGAACCCTGGTCCTCAAAAGGAGATTCTAGACGCCATTGCGGCCTTGTCGGCTAAAAGTGACGCACGCCATACCGAGGTAATAGGGTTGCTATCAGAGGTCCGAGCTAATCAGCAAAAACTTGAGGAAAAAGTTTCCAGCTTAGCCAGTAGGCTCGCAACAGTTGAATCCCTGGTGGAATCATATGAAGCAAATCAGAATGGTGTTGATCTACCGAGAGTAGTCGATGAAGCTGTGCGAGACCAAACTGCAGCAATAACTTCTCGGTTGGACGAGCTGGAAGACCGCTCTCGCCGTGACAACCTTATATTCTACGGGATTCCTGACGTCCCAGCTGAGAACTGGTCCGAATCGGAAACTAAAATTCGAAACTGCCTTACCAATTTACTACAGATAACTTTAATAGATGAAGCCATTTCCCGCGCCCACAGGCTGGGTACCTATGCAGTAAATAAGCACCGGCCCATAATCGTAAAATTCTCGTCCTCAAAACTTAAGCAAAAGGTTTTCACTGagcgaaaaaaattcaaaggttctgGCATTTCTGTTAGCGAAGACTTCTGCCGCGCCACACGCTTGTCACAGAAAAAATTGATTGAATTCGGAAAGGCTAGCGGACAGAAATATGTGTTACGGCTTAACCGTCTACAAATCGACAAAAAAACTTACGTTTACTGTCCGGTAACTGATCGAGTCTGCGAAATCCACACAAACGAGCTTCGTTCGACAAATTCTGTCCCAAATGCACCTTCTGATGGCCCTAGCAATTCACAAACATAG